A DNA window from Vigna angularis cultivar LongXiaoDou No.4 chromosome 1, ASM1680809v1, whole genome shotgun sequence contains the following coding sequences:
- the LOC108343420 gene encoding BOI-related E3 ubiquitin-protein ligase 1 isoform X2 codes for MAVQAQYPSNLLFLNRNNGQELLQYSLQQQQQQQGPLLNQPHMLYTDDNNNDNGSNNVNDNNNSRKRGRDDATVANNTTPSNLINPFSLQSQPPQLIHLSQLHNHQQNVVSTGLRLSFDDQQHQQKRLHLHQNHSQQLLLHASHSSAFSSLLSQALASQIKQQRDEIDQFLLAQGEQLRRTLAEKRQKHYNALLRAAEEAVARWLREKEAEVEKATRKNAELEARAAQLSVEAQVWQAKARAQEATAATLQAQLQQTIMCQGGEEAAAGVSCAVEGQAEDAESAHIDPERVVLAAARPKCRGCTKRVASIVVLPCRHLCICTECDAHFRACPVCLTPKNSTVEVFLS; via the exons ATGGCCGTTCAAGCTCAATATCCTTCCAATCTTCTCTTTCTAAACAG GAACAACGGCCAAGAACTCCTTCAGTATTCAttgcaacaacaacaacaacaacaaggtcCCCTTTTAAACCAACCCCATATGCTATACACCGACGACAACAACAACGACAATGGAA GTAACAACGTCAACGACAACAACAATTCTCGCAAGAGAGGCAGAGACGACGCCACTGTTGCAAACAACACCACACCTTCTAATCTTATTAATCCCTTCTCTTTACAATCCCAACCTCCACAGCTTATTCATCTCTCTCAGTTACATAATCATCAACAGAATGTCGTCTCTACTGGTCTCCGCTTATCCTTCGATGaccaacaacatcaacaaaaaAGGCTACACCTTCATCAGAATCATTCTCAACAACTCTTACTGCATGCCTCTCACTCTTCTGCTTTCTCGTCTCTATTGTCCCAAGCCTTGGCTTCTCAAATCAAACAACAACGTGATGAAATTGATCAATTCCTCCTCGCCCAG GGAGAACAACTGCGGCGGACATTGGCGGAGAAAAGGCAGAAGCATTACAACGCGCTGCTGAGAGCGGCGGAGGAGGCGGTGGCACGGTGGCTCAGAGAGAAGGAGGCGGAAGTGGAGAAAGCCACCCGCAAGAACGCAGAGCTGGAAGCACGGGCGGCCCAGCTGAGCGTGGAGGCGCAGGTGTGGCAGGCCAAGGCCCGTGCCCAGGAAGCAACGGCGGCCACCCTCCAGGCCCAACTGCAGCAGACCATAATGTGTCAGGGCGGCGAGGAAGCGGCCGCCGGCGTATCGTGCGCCGTGGAAGGGCAGGCTGAAGACGCGGAGTCTGCCCACATCGACCCAGAGCGCGTGGTGTTAGCCGCGGCGCGTCCTAAATGCAGAGGGTGCACGAAGCGCGTGGCCTCGATCGTGGTTTTGCCGTGTCGGCACTTGTGTATCTGTACAGAATGCGATGCGCATTTCCGAGCGTGCCCAGTTTGTCTCACACCAAAGAATTCAACCGTTGAAGTTTTTCTCTCTTAA
- the LOC108343420 gene encoding BOI-related E3 ubiquitin-protein ligase 1 isoform X1: MAVQAQYPSNLLFLNRNNGQELLQYSLQQQQQQQGPLLNQPHMLYTDDNNNDNGTGNNVNDNNNSRKRGRDDATVANNTTPSNLINPFSLQSQPPQLIHLSQLHNHQQNVVSTGLRLSFDDQQHQQKRLHLHQNHSQQLLLHASHSSAFSSLLSQALASQIKQQRDEIDQFLLAQGEQLRRTLAEKRQKHYNALLRAAEEAVARWLREKEAEVEKATRKNAELEARAAQLSVEAQVWQAKARAQEATAATLQAQLQQTIMCQGGEEAAAGVSCAVEGQAEDAESAHIDPERVVLAAARPKCRGCTKRVASIVVLPCRHLCICTECDAHFRACPVCLTPKNSTVEVFLS; encoded by the exons ATGGCCGTTCAAGCTCAATATCCTTCCAATCTTCTCTTTCTAAACAG GAACAACGGCCAAGAACTCCTTCAGTATTCAttgcaacaacaacaacaacaacaaggtcCCCTTTTAAACCAACCCCATATGCTATACACCGACGACAACAACAACGACAATGGAA CAGGTAACAACGTCAACGACAACAACAATTCTCGCAAGAGAGGCAGAGACGACGCCACTGTTGCAAACAACACCACACCTTCTAATCTTATTAATCCCTTCTCTTTACAATCCCAACCTCCACAGCTTATTCATCTCTCTCAGTTACATAATCATCAACAGAATGTCGTCTCTACTGGTCTCCGCTTATCCTTCGATGaccaacaacatcaacaaaaaAGGCTACACCTTCATCAGAATCATTCTCAACAACTCTTACTGCATGCCTCTCACTCTTCTGCTTTCTCGTCTCTATTGTCCCAAGCCTTGGCTTCTCAAATCAAACAACAACGTGATGAAATTGATCAATTCCTCCTCGCCCAG GGAGAACAACTGCGGCGGACATTGGCGGAGAAAAGGCAGAAGCATTACAACGCGCTGCTGAGAGCGGCGGAGGAGGCGGTGGCACGGTGGCTCAGAGAGAAGGAGGCGGAAGTGGAGAAAGCCACCCGCAAGAACGCAGAGCTGGAAGCACGGGCGGCCCAGCTGAGCGTGGAGGCGCAGGTGTGGCAGGCCAAGGCCCGTGCCCAGGAAGCAACGGCGGCCACCCTCCAGGCCCAACTGCAGCAGACCATAATGTGTCAGGGCGGCGAGGAAGCGGCCGCCGGCGTATCGTGCGCCGTGGAAGGGCAGGCTGAAGACGCGGAGTCTGCCCACATCGACCCAGAGCGCGTGGTGTTAGCCGCGGCGCGTCCTAAATGCAGAGGGTGCACGAAGCGCGTGGCCTCGATCGTGGTTTTGCCGTGTCGGCACTTGTGTATCTGTACAGAATGCGATGCGCATTTCCGAGCGTGCCCAGTTTGTCTCACACCAAAGAATTCAACCGTTGAAGTTTTTCTCTCTTAA